In Musa acuminata AAA Group cultivar baxijiao chromosome BXJ3-9, Cavendish_Baxijiao_AAA, whole genome shotgun sequence, a single genomic region encodes these proteins:
- the LOC135583262 gene encoding protein FATTY ACID EXPORT 1, chloroplastic-like has protein sequence MACRSMAASQLYGSGLVARRSMRSLEGLRPSLPWSRVSSSDSVDVKSMFFRVPAFRVSNISGRKLSVSMSLNGTSAGSNVDANNAIRYAEGTKPDLVYDPLKSNPTEESFDGKMGMDMRIQKEGIIPTKRSAKLHDFCFGIPFGGFLFAGGLLGFIFSRNATAMIHGGAILVLSVLSLKVWRTGRSSLPFILGQAAFSAAFLWKLMQAYTLSKKLFPTGFYIFLSAAMICFYSYVLISGGNPPPKKLAAAPQS, from the exons ATGG CCTGTAGATCGATGGCTGCCTCGCAGCTTTATGGATCCGGTTTGGTGGCGAGGAGGAGCATGCGATCCTTGGAGGGGCTTCGGCCTTCTCTGCCGTGGTCTAGGGTTTCTTCTTCCGATTCCGTGGATGTCAAAAGCATGTTTTTCAGAGTCCCTGCCTTTAGAGTTTCCAACATCAGTGGCAGAAAG CTTTCAGTTTCTATGTCCCTTAATGGAACCAGTGCTGGAAGCAATGTTGATGCCAATAATGCCATAAGATATGCAGAGGGTACTAAACCAGATCTAGTCTATGATCCACTTAAATCTAATCCAACTGAAGAATCATTCGATGGGAAAATGGGTATGGACATGCGTATACAGAAGGAGGGCATCATCCCAACCAAAAGAAGTGCAAAATTACATGATTTTTGCTTCGGCATCCCTTTTG GTGGATTTTTATTTGCTGGAGGGCTGCTAGGCTTTATTTTCTCTAGAAATGCCACGGCCATGATACATGGTGGTGCTATTTTGGTGCTGAGTGTACTTAGCCTAAAAGTTTGGAGGACTGGAAGATCCAGCTTACCATTTATACTGGGTCAAGCAG CCTTCTCTGCTGCATTTCTCTGGAAGCTTATGCAGGCATACACATTG TCAAAGAAACTCTTTCCCACAGGATTTTATATCTTCTTGAG TGCTGCAATGATATGCTTTTATTCGTATGTGTTGATCTCCGGCGGAAACCCACCACCGAAGAAGTTGGCAGCAGCTCCCCAGTCATAA
- the LOC135650022 gene encoding disease resistance protein RPM1-like, whose amino-acid sequence MAEVVVFSLIEKMTDAVATAAVRPPGWLARPQQNVHEGMIRIKSELEVMHEFLKSMNTYRGEQELVFISWAKQVQDVAYDIEDIVDEYTYVVAGSSWGSLGAFVRGLSNDAKATALREIARRLEAKEVSLAQLSGIGELPVIRIPHRLAELPDDPQPGYHLAESAHFVEEDELVGIDDHKDRLIGLLTDEERRRTAVAVFGMGGVGKTTLVTRVYRDRAILSHFSCRAWVFVSQNYNIDDLLRKILRALLQERMEEAADDFDSMEYRRLVEALRAHLDRQRYLIVLDDVWQVSIWTDISYALLANSCRSRVVITTRMQEVASVAGGSRVMTVDPLPEEMAWSLFCKKAFPRGEGSVCPPALEHWARRIVDKCEGLPLAIVAIGILLSHRDRAESTWKSMHDGLTWSTTEHTGLHRVSRILSLSIRHLPYHLRNCLLHCSLFPEGYLIGRNRLIRLWVAEGFVKERRQRSMEEVAEDYLNQLVGRCLLQVTHTNESGRVRFCRVHDLVRELIVARSREEHFAEAYDGKPEDLSDRIRRLSLVQGEDERLSEKMPLLRSFLAFSPASTSLLSKCRLIRVLDLRAAPLESLPDEIGHLFNLRYLSIRRTNVRHLPKTLGSLRKLETLDAVYTHVEELPSGVTRLESLRHLMVKKFHRQTSRYTILGGGVVVPGGMGKLQKLQTLKAVVVEDETTVRHLRSLTQMKSLDIRGVRTIHSKLLSASISNMDRLVRLVVMARHKDDTLLLNNLTPPPQLRKLSLYGMLEKGMTSRWPDSLRALTHLVLKMSRLKEDSLSSLMELPNLVSLFLMQAYDGTELCFRAGWLRRLKSLGLCDMIHLSRMEVEENALESLRELRLVRCGKLKTIPVGIEYLGGLQKLELEGMPIELVEKLHGGGQTEDDRARLQHIPIIMNWFQRDGCWMEERLS is encoded by the coding sequence ATGGCAGAGGTTGTAGTCTTCAGCTTGATCGAGAAGATGACCGATGCTGTGGCCACTGCAGCAGTCCGACCTCCCGGCTGGCTCGCCAGGCCTCAGCAGAACGTTCACGAAGGGATGATCCGGATCAAGAGCGAGCTCGAGGTGATGCACGAGTTCCTCAAGTCCATGAACACGTACAGAGGCGAACAAGAGCTGGTCTTTATCTCCTGGGCCAAGCAGGTTCAAGATGTGGCCTACGATATCGAGGACATCGTCGACGAGTACACCTACGTCGTCGCCGGTAGCAGCTGGGGCAGCTTGGGAGCCTTCGTCCGTGGCCTCTCCAACGACGCCAAGGCCACTGCTTTGCGCGAAATCGCCAGGAGACTGGAGGCCAAGGAAGTTAGCCTTGCTCAGCTATCAGGAATCGGAGAGTTGCCTGTCATCAGAATCCCACACAGGTTGGCGGAGCTGCCCGACGACCCCCAGCCGGGCTACCATTTAGCGGAATCAGCACACTTCGTCGAGGAAGACGAACTTGTGGGGATCGACGACCACAAGGATAGGCTTATCGGGTTGCTGACGGACGAGGAGCGCCGGCGCACCGCAGTCGCCGTCTTCGGCATGGGCGGCGTCGGGAAGACCACCCTCGTGACCCGAGTTTACAGAGACAGAGCAATCCTCAGCCACTTCAGCTGCCGCGCGTGGGTCTTTGTGTCCCAAAACTACAACATCGATGACCTGCTGCGGAAGATCCTGAGGGCgctgctgcaggagaggatggaaGAGGCCGCCGACGACTTCGATTCGATGGAGTACAGGAGGCTGGTGGAAGCACTCCGCGCGCATCTGGACCGCCAGAGGTACCTGATTGTGCTGGACGATGTGTGGCAAGTCAGCATCTGGACGGACATCAGCTACGCGCTGCTCGCCAACAGCTGCCGGAGCAGAGTCGTCATCACCACGAGGATGCAGGAAGTGGCTTCGGTGGCGGGTGGCAGCCGGGTCATGACAGTGGACCCTCTGCCGGAGGAGATGGCGTGGTCTCTCTTCTGCAAGAAGGCGTTTCCGAGGGGGGAAGGAAGCGTGTGCCCCCCGGCGCTGGAGCACTGGGCCAGAAGAATCGTGGACAAGTGCGAAGGCCTCCCCCTCGCCATCGTCGCCATCGGCATCCTGTTGTCCCACAGGGACAGGGCGGAGTCGACATGGAAGAGCATGCACGACGGCCTGACATGGTCTACCACCGAACACACAGGGCTCCATAGAGTCTCCAGAATCCTGAGCCTAAGCATCAGGCATCTACCGTACCACCTCAGGAACTGCCTCTTACACTGCAGCCTCTTCCCGGAGGGTTACCTCATCGGAAGAAATCGGTTGATCAGGCTCTGGGTGGCGGAAGGGTTCGTGAAGGAGCGGCGTCAGAGGTCGATGGAGGAGGTGGCCGAGGACTACCTCAACCAACTGGTCGGCCGCTGCCTGCTCCAAGTCACCCACACAAACGAGTCCGGAAGGGTGCGCTTCTGCCGAGTTCATGACCTCGTCAGGGAGCTCATCGTGGCCAGATCCAGAGAGGAGCACTTCGCCGAGGCGTACGACGGCAAGCCGGAAGATTTAAGCGATCGGATCCGGCGACTCTCCCTCGTGCAGGGTGAAGATGAGAGGCTGAGCGAGAAGATGCCGCTGCTTCGGTCCTTCCTTGCGTTCTCACCGGCTTCCACCTCGCTGCTCTCCAAGTGTCGGCTGATAAGAGTCTTGGATCTCCGCGCCGCCCCATTGGAGAGCTTGCCGGACGAGATAGGCCACCTCTTCAACCTGCGATACCTGAGCATACGGCGCACCAATGTCAGGCACCTGCCCAAAACACTGGGAAGCCTTCGGAAGCTTGAAACCTTGGATGCGGTCTACACCCACGTCGAGGAGCTCCCCAGCGGAGTCACAAGGCTGGAGAGCCTGCGGCATCTGATGGTGAAGAAGTTCCACCGTCAGACTTCAAGATACACCATTCTCGGCGGCGGAGTCGTCGTTCCGGGCGGGATGGGCAAGCTGCAGAAGCTGCAGACTCTGAAGGCCGTAGTAGTGGAGGACGAGACGACGGTCCGGCATCTGCGGAGTCTGACGCAGATGAAGAGCTTGGACATCAGAGGCGTGAGAACCATCCACAGCAAGTTGCTCTCGGCGTCCATATCCAATATGGATCGCCTTGTTCGCCTGGTGGTGATGGCGAGGCACAAAGACGACACCTTGCTGCTAAACAACCTCACTCCTCCGCCGCAGCTGCGGAAGCTAAGCTTGTACGGGATGCTGGAGAAGGGGATGACGTCTCGGTGGCCTGACTCTCTCAGAGCTCTCACTCATTTGGTCCTAAAGATGTCGAGACTCAAGGAGGACTCGCTGTCTTCGCTCATGGAGTTGCCCAACCTGGTGTCCCTCTTTCTCATGCAAGCATACGACGGGACCGAGCTGTGCTTCCGTGCCGGTTGGCTCCGGAGGCTCAAGTCTTTGGGGCTGTGTGATATGATCCACCTCAGCCGAATGGAAGTAGAAGAGAACGCCCTCGAGAGCCTGCGTGAGCTGAGACTGGTAAGGTGTGGCAAGTTGAAGACGATTCCGGTTGGCATAGAGTACCTCGGTGGCTTGCAGAAGCTGGAACTCGAGGGCATGCCAATTGAGCTGGTGGAGAAGCTGCATGGAGGGGGACAGACCGAGGACGACCGTGCGCGGCTTCAACATATCCCCATCATCATGAACTGGTTCCAGAGAGACGGATGTTGGATGGAGGAAAGGCTCTCTTAA
- the LOC103997818 gene encoding uncharacterized protein LOC103997818 — protein sequence MDRDAEKRDREEPREGGPIAVAAAELAKKKGKRGETGESRRMDVSRPPGLFEFPWQKGERLMVPEPPDEWDLRDVFFSSLVDGCSAAIGVPGDRLYPAAPEPFCLPEDPSDGDPDGGAECFWSSVLRPPPAALRRVQQELQCMKKEGIITGSSSCLNSTHYP from the coding sequence ATGGATCGAGACGCCgagaagagagacagagaggagcCCAGGGAGGGAGGGCCCATCGCGGTAGCAGCGGCGGAGCTggcgaagaagaaggggaagcggGGCGAGACGGGGGAGAGCCGCCGCATGGACGTGTCCCGCCCGCCGGGGCTTTTCGAGTTCCCGTGGCAGAAGGGGGAGCGCCTGATGGTGCCGGAGCCCCCCGACGAGTGGGACCTCCGCGacgtcttcttctcctccctcgtTGACGGCTGCTCTGCCGCCATCGGGGTCCCCGGCGACCGGCTCTACCCCGCCGCCCCGGAGCCCTTCTGCCTCCCCGAGGATCCGTCCGACGGGGATCCCGACGGCGGCGCGGAGTGCTTCTGGAGCTCCGTCCTCCGCCCTCCGCCAGCCGCTCTCCGCCGTGTACAGCAAGAGCTGCAATGCATGAAGAAAGAAGGAATCATCACAGGTTCTTCTTCTTGCTTGAACTCCACACATTACCCGTAA
- the LOC103997757 gene encoding BTB/POZ domain-containing protein At1g55760 isoform X1 — translation MSERACQVETTPRLAQWRIESLASYTYRKSDPFKIGLWNWYLAVEKSKQLSVKLFPEVSSLTREQPPIASFVIKVVSPSSPNRKTLIHPGIRDRQLKNSDDFVWAIDTLLPGRFIIDVEFLDLKIVPSSGGEPSSIWGSYQVAKHSAATALTTLGRMLADGIHTDITINARGGSIGSHRAVLAARSPVFRSMFSHDLKEKELSAVDICDMSFEACRAFLDFIYGNFQADEFLGHRLALLRAADKYDLSDLKEACHESLLEDIDAKNVLERLQTAHLHRLPELKSSCMRYLVAFGKIYELGEDFSVFLQTADRELIAEIFQEVLAAWKGF, via the exons ATGAGCGAGCGGGCATGCCAGGTGGAGACCACGCCGCGGCTCGCGCAATGGAGGATCGAAAGCCTCGCCTCCTACACCTACCGCAAGTCCGACCCCTTCAAGATCGGCCTCTGGAACTG GTATCTTGCAGTGGAGAAGAGTAAACAACTGTCTGTGAAGCTGTTCCCTGAGGTTTCAAGCCTCACGAGGGAGCAGCCGCCCATTGCCTCCTTCGTCATCAAGGTTGTCTCCCCATCATCTCCAAACCGCAAGACGCTCATCCATCCAG GAATCCGGGACAGGCAGCTGAAGAACAGCGACGACTTTGTATGGGCAATCGACACCCTGCTCCCCGGCAGATTCATAATCGACGTTGAATTCCTTGATCTAAAGATTGTGCCGTCATCA GGTGGCGAGCCTTCTTCAATTTGGGGCAGCTACCAGGTCGCGAAGCACTCGGCGGCCACCGCCCTCACCACTCTCGGCCGGATGCTGGCCGACGGCATCCACACCGACATCACGATCAACGCCAGGGGCGGCAGCATCGGCTCGCACCGCGCCGTCCTCGCGGCGAGGTCGCCCGTCTTCCGCAGCATGTTCTCGCACGACCTCAAGGAGAAGGAACTCTCTGCCGTCGACATATGCGACATGTCCTTCGAGGCTTGCCGGGCCTTCCTCGACTTCATCTACGGAAACTTCCAGGCCGACGAGTTCCTCGGCCACCGCCTCGCACTCCTGCGAGCGGCCGACAAGTATGACCTATCGGACCTGAAGGAGGCGTGCCACGAGAGCCTTTTGGAAGACATCGATGCTAAGAACGTGCTCGAGAGGCTGCAAACCGCCCACCTCCACCGTTTGCCTGAGCTGAAGAGCAGCTGCATGAGGTACCTGGTGGCCTTCGGAAAGATCTATGAGCTCGGTGAAGATTTCAGTGTCTTCCTGCAGACTGCCGATAGGGAGCTCATAGCTGAAATATTTCAGGAAGTTCTTGCTGCCTGGAAAGGTTTCTAG
- the LOC103997757 gene encoding BTB/POZ domain-containing protein At1g55760 isoform X2, producing MIRRYLAVEKSKQLSVKLFPEVSSLTREQPPIASFVIKVVSPSSPNRKTLIHPGIRDRQLKNSDDFVWAIDTLLPGRFIIDVEFLDLKIVPSSGGEPSSIWGSYQVAKHSAATALTTLGRMLADGIHTDITINARGGSIGSHRAVLAARSPVFRSMFSHDLKEKELSAVDICDMSFEACRAFLDFIYGNFQADEFLGHRLALLRAADKYDLSDLKEACHESLLEDIDAKNVLERLQTAHLHRLPELKSSCMRYLVAFGKIYELGEDFSVFLQTADRELIAEIFQEVLAAWKGF from the exons ATGATAAGAAGGTATCTTGCAGTGGAGAAGAGTAAACAACTGTCTGTGAAGCTGTTCCCTGAGGTTTCAAGCCTCACGAGGGAGCAGCCGCCCATTGCCTCCTTCGTCATCAAGGTTGTCTCCCCATCATCTCCAAACCGCAAGACGCTCATCCATCCAG GAATCCGGGACAGGCAGCTGAAGAACAGCGACGACTTTGTATGGGCAATCGACACCCTGCTCCCCGGCAGATTCATAATCGACGTTGAATTCCTTGATCTAAAGATTGTGCCGTCATCA GGTGGCGAGCCTTCTTCAATTTGGGGCAGCTACCAGGTCGCGAAGCACTCGGCGGCCACCGCCCTCACCACTCTCGGCCGGATGCTGGCCGACGGCATCCACACCGACATCACGATCAACGCCAGGGGCGGCAGCATCGGCTCGCACCGCGCCGTCCTCGCGGCGAGGTCGCCCGTCTTCCGCAGCATGTTCTCGCACGACCTCAAGGAGAAGGAACTCTCTGCCGTCGACATATGCGACATGTCCTTCGAGGCTTGCCGGGCCTTCCTCGACTTCATCTACGGAAACTTCCAGGCCGACGAGTTCCTCGGCCACCGCCTCGCACTCCTGCGAGCGGCCGACAAGTATGACCTATCGGACCTGAAGGAGGCGTGCCACGAGAGCCTTTTGGAAGACATCGATGCTAAGAACGTGCTCGAGAGGCTGCAAACCGCCCACCTCCACCGTTTGCCTGAGCTGAAGAGCAGCTGCATGAGGTACCTGGTGGCCTTCGGAAAGATCTATGAGCTCGGTGAAGATTTCAGTGTCTTCCTGCAGACTGCCGATAGGGAGCTCATAGCTGAAATATTTCAGGAAGTTCTTGCTGCCTGGAAAGGTTTCTAG